From Nitrospira sp., a single genomic window includes:
- a CDS encoding substrate-binding domain-containing protein — MIVRLLCACWVSVVALVGFSSLAHAEVAGSLVIAGNGPENTTIEALAHAFEKANPRAYVDLLWEDNSKPVDMVKSGQAHIAITGSEDPTLAGKQIGWDGIGILVHLSNFTKEITKQQVAELFSGKFTTWADVGGPDTRILLIDRPRNQNIREAFESQLGIAGKIPETAKIIGHDDKAVKTVVGTLPPLSAVTYISLSTGLSVVSTGVAVRLLPVDKIEPEAPTVKDGRYPLRRPIMLLSKKEANPLVEAFAQFALSAAGQAIIAETYVPMPSH, encoded by the coding sequence ATGATCGTCAGACTGCTGTGTGCCTGCTGGGTAAGCGTCGTAGCTCTCGTGGGCTTCTCTTCCCTTGCCCATGCAGAAGTGGCGGGAAGCCTGGTGATCGCGGGCAACGGGCCGGAGAACACCACCATTGAAGCACTGGCGCACGCCTTTGAGAAAGCGAACCCCCGGGCCTACGTCGATCTCCTGTGGGAAGACAACTCCAAGCCAGTCGACATGGTGAAGTCCGGACAGGCCCATATCGCGATCACAGGATCGGAGGATCCAACCCTGGCCGGCAAACAGATTGGATGGGACGGGATCGGCATCCTCGTCCACCTCTCCAATTTCACCAAGGAAATCACCAAGCAGCAGGTCGCTGAGCTCTTTTCGGGGAAATTCACGACCTGGGCAGACGTCGGCGGGCCGGACACGCGAATCCTCCTGATCGACCGCCCGCGCAATCAGAATATCCGCGAGGCATTTGAGTCACAACTAGGCATTGCAGGAAAGATCCCGGAGACAGCCAAAATCATCGGCCATGATGATAAAGCTGTGAAGACGGTGGTCGGCACACTCCCGCCGCTCTCCGCCGTCACCTATATTTCACTGAGTACCGGCCTCTCAGTCGTCTCTACGGGAGTTGCCGTGCGCCTGCTCCCGGTCGATAAGATCGAGCCGGAAGCGCCGACCGTCAAAGACGGCCGCTACCCGCTGCGCCGGCCGATCATGCTGCTCTCCAAGAAAGAGGCGAATCCTCTCGTCGAAGCATTCGCGCAGTTTGCACTGTCCGCTGCCGGGCAAGCCATCATTGCCGAAACCTATGTGCCGATGCCGAGTCACTAG
- a CDS encoding IPT/TIG domain-containing protein: protein MQSRSLFVLFMLFGPLVILPLSSPQAAAEDNNGAFVDGAGFTLYGTESIKGSGSDKVEQDPICDRSKRPKIFKVQPDEAKPGQKVTITGENFGSKECFRGVAFSAAGPTKIDYTFVNDTTIEATVPDVKAGMSFIDVVAGGGNARSKGFLVQAK, encoded by the coding sequence ATGCAGTCCCGTTCTTTATTCGTTCTCTTCATGCTCTTTGGACCGCTCGTTATCCTTCCGCTCTCGTCCCCCCAAGCCGCAGCGGAAGACAATAACGGAGCCTTTGTCGATGGCGCGGGATTTACGCTGTACGGCACGGAATCCATTAAGGGGTCGGGCTCCGATAAAGTAGAGCAAGATCCGATCTGCGATCGGAGCAAGCGCCCGAAAATCTTCAAGGTCCAGCCGGACGAAGCGAAACCCGGCCAGAAAGTCACGATCACGGGCGAGAATTTCGGCAGCAAAGAATGTTTCCGCGGCGTGGCCTTCAGCGCAGCCGGGCCGACCAAGATCGACTACACCTTCGTCAACGACACGACTATCGAAGCCACGGTACCCGATGTGAAAGCGGGTATGTCGTTCATCGACGTCGTCGCCGGCGGCGGCAACGCCCGGTCCAAAGGATTCTTAGTCCAGGCCAAGTAA